CCCTGCCAAGGCTTCCCATGCTTGCGGACTGCAGGCTTCCAGGGTTTCAGCTCCTGCTCTCCCCACAGTGtgcagcctgctgcctcccaaggcaatACAGACATTTGATTCTGAAGTGGCCGTCTTCGGAGGATTAGATGGAGGGACTGGGAGCACCCAGGGGGACATGTACATCgggcagcagctgctggggaCATCTGAGCGGTGGTGTTTTGAAGGATGAGTAAGAGTTCCTTACattggtgggggaggcaggggttggggtggggtgatGCCAGTGGGAGGAAACAGCACAGGTAAAACTGCAGAGGTGTGGattggcaggtggggagggggccctcccaggcaggggtggggaggcggtAAGGGAGGCCGGAGAGGGAAGTGGGCCTGGAAGACGGCCGACTTCTCCACATTGTGCTGTTTGGATTTTATCTGAGATTTCCTGCAGGGCTTTTGGCCAGGGCACGATACAATCAAATTCCAATTTTAGGAAAATTACTCTGATagctgtgtgggggaggggttgCGAGGGTAAAGGACGCGTTCGGATTTGTGCACAGCTGCATGTCCAGCACTCAGTAGGTGCGCCGGCACCGGGTAGGTGCTCACTGTGCAAGGGATGTGGGAGTGACTCAGGTAGGAATGCACTACAGGAATCCAAGCGAAGGTCCTGAACTCCTATGATTATGGGAGCAGAGCGAGGCTGGGTAGGAAAATGAAGTCCAGCCAGGAAGTTTGAGAGGAACAGCTGAGCATGGGAAATGAGTTAAAAAGGTACCGGGAGAGCAGAAGCAGAACATGGAACCGGGGGGCGCCTGGAGATTAGAAAGTTGCTGCCACCTGCGGGCTGGAGGGGCAATGGTGGTGTCACCTGATCCTAGGAGGCCCAGGGACGGGCTGGGACCATGAAGAGGGGGCGCGAGGACTCTCAGGAGATCAGCGGGAGGCTTACGGGGGGCTTGccctgaagggaagagagacaaaGCAGGACTGGGGGGAGGTGGAGCTGGGTGCCCTTCAGAGGGGGCCCAAGTCGCTGCAAAAGGACCCAACCTTTATTCTGCCATCAACAGCAGCGGATGTGGGCCCTATGGGGAGGCagcatgaccttgggcaaggtgGCTCCGAGTCAAGGCCATTTCCGGAGGGCTCCTGATGCGCGTGTCCAGAGCCGGCAGGAGAAGTCCTTTGGTCCTGAGAGGGCACGTGGGCAGCGCACCGCAGCCGCCGCCCAGAGCGACTGGATCCACACAGGAGCGGCAGCCAGCTGCCCCACGCGAAGAGTGAGACAAAGCGGCCTGGCCACACTCGCTCTCCCACCTGCCAAGCTCCCTCCAGCGCCCTGCACCCGGCAACTTGGGCTGGAAGCCAGTGGGCAAGAGGGCCTGGGAAACAGAGCTTTCGAGGGTCAACCCCTGGGGGCTgtgcaggggaggcagggaggggatggCCCTGGGGGCAAACAGGTCTGGTGGACCCAGTGACCACTGTCGGAGAGGGGGAAAAGCAGACCCCAGGGAGAAGTCTGGCCCTGGGGGGTGGGCGGGGGCTTGGTGAATGGTAGGGGTGCCATTCCCAGAGAAGAGGAAGACAAGGTACACACCTTGGAGGAAGATGCCCCTGGACCACACCAACTACGCCATGCAGCTGGCAGCTCAGTGCCTCTTAAGTTCCTGCACAAAATAACCCTGAAAGACCAAGAGCATAGGTGGGCTCCCTCCTGGCCACAGAACGAAGCGTGCTGCTGGAGCCCTCCCTTCGACCTCTCAGACGGCCTGGGCTGGCTCAGCTCCCCACCACCCTTGCAGCCAACCCGGCTCTTCCCTACACCCCTGCCTGGGCTGGCCACCAGCACTGTTCACAGCCACCCGGACCTGAGCAACGCTCACACAGTCCCACTGGACCCCAGCTCAAGGGTCTTCTGAGTCCTCCCTAATGCCTCTTTTCCCCTACAAATTGCCATCTCTCTGTTGGGTCCCCAATGATGTTAAGTGCTCAATTGCTCCACCACTGGTGAGCTATTTCCCCATCTTTCTGGGTCTCAGTGTTTTCCTCCGTGACGTGGACtagaggaggtggtggtggtccCACAGGTTCCACGCTAGGCACAGGGACTCCCACCCTGGAGGCCGCATCTAATTCGAGCTGTTATTGCTGCTTTAATTTTCATCTATTAATCCCCAGCGCCTAGCCCTTAGTAGACGCTTAGTGTTTGTTGAATGCACGGAGAATTAATAAGGAAATGGATGTATTCCTAGGGCTCTACCTGGTTTTAGAAAGTTAACGATTTAGCAGAAGTTCAAGGTCGCCTGCCTTGGGCGTTCAGGGGCTCCAAACTGACCAGGTTCCGATTCCGAGCTGTTTTCACGGAGCTCGGCGCAGGGTCTGGCGCACACTTTGCGCTCACCCTAAGCACTCTGCAGCGTCCGCGGGGCCGTGGCCGCAATGACTGCCCCGCCTCCTCCACACCACCTACCCCGATGCCCAGGCTGGCACCCGCGCCCCAGACTCCGCGGCGCGTGCGGAggcccggggaggggcagggatccGGCGGCCGCGGCCACGTGGGCCCCTTCCGCCCGCTCCCACATCCTTTGTTTCCCACCCGCCCGGCTCAGGAAGCTCTTTCTGCGAGTCACCGCGAAGGGGCGGCCCGGGAGCCTGGAGAAGCTATTTCCGTGCAACCCGGGCGGCGAGGAGGTGGAGGCGGCGCAGAAGGCCCCGTGTTTGCTTTCGTTTCGTCCAACAGAAGGTTCTATTTGTGGAAGCGAACAGACGCTGGGGATTagagctgggaggaggcaggaaaagggaggggggagccaCATCCACTACCACGCACAGGTCTTCCCCGGAACTACCGCGTGGGGGTGAATGACTGTCTCTGGAACTCATCAccctccccaggctccctccgcacccccacccctctcctctggctgcagcctggccgcCCACGGCTCCAACCGGAGCTCCCCAGGTGCTGGGCTGCGGGGGGATCCCCGGGGCCAAAGGCGTAACCGCGGGACCGCAGCGAGCGGCGGGTGCAGAGAACCGCGCCGCGCGTGCCCGCGGCCCATTGTGCTCGCTGTGAATGAGGCGCGCGCACCAATCAGCGGCCGCTTCGCCCCCCGAGGCCCCGCCCTCCCGCCCACTTCCCCGAGACCCTGACGTCACGGGAACTTTTCCTCCGCCCCCTCCTTCGGCCGCTCGCGCGGAGCCGGGGGCCTGCAAGGAGGGCGCGCgccgcctcctgccctgcccagcccgggGGCCGAGTGCGCGCGCTCCGGGCGGCCCGGGACGCACCACCTGCGCCCGAGCGCGCGCCGCTCCGAGCATCCCAGGCCCGCgggccaccccccgccccccagcctcctgcccctcccccccagtctCCTCCCTCCGCTCCGGGGACTGCTCGCCGGGTGGCGGAGCCGGAGTCGTCGCGGCCACCTCATTGCACAACCCGGCTCCCCAACTGTTTACACAGGCcggcctgtgagtgtgtgtgtgtatacagcgTGAGTCACCGGGAGGCGGAGGAGgtggaggaaaaggagaaggaggagtgcGCTGGCCGGGATCGGCGCGgcgcacacactcactcacactcagTCACTCTCTCCGAGCGCGTCGCGCCCGCTCGCACACGCCCGCAGTCCAGGAGCGCGCGCAGGACCCCCGGGCGCCGCGGAAAAGTTGCTCCGGCTTTGATTGCTCCGGGACGTGCATTGGCTCCGCGGCTCTGCGCAGCCCGCGGAATCCTGTGCTCGTGGCCCGGGACCCCGGGAACGCAGGCCGCCGCCGCCTCTGGGACGGTCGGCAGCCTCGGCAACAATAGCGGCGGCCGCCCCCTGCGAGGGGGCCCCAAGTCGGCGGCCGCGGGGGTCCGAGGACCTGAGCCGGCCTCCGCCCCCCGGCCGCTGAGCCAGCGTGGTCTCCGCGTGTGCACCCGACAGCGCCGAGCAGCCACTCCCGCTGTGGCCCCTGTGGGGGCCGAGCCAAGCCCGCTCTGCAAACTCCATCCCGCGGGCTGGAAGAAGTCGCGGCGCCCTCGCCGAGCCCGCAGCGCCTTCCTGCGCGGATCCGGGGACTTACAAAGCCGGGACCGCCCCGGCCGGGGACGGGATGCGGGCCGGTCCCGTGCGCTCTTCCATGAGCGGCGCCTCGCAACCCCGGGGCCCGGCCCTGCTGCTCCCGGCCGCTCGGGGCACCCCGACCAAACGGCTGCTGGATGCGGACgacgcggcggcggcggtggcggcggcggccaaGTGCCCGCGACTCTCCGAGTGCCCAAGCCCCCCGGACTACCTCAGCCCCCCCGGCTCGCCGTGCAGCCCGCAGCCCCTGCCCGCCGCGCCGGGAGCCGGCGGCAGCTCCGGGAGCGCGCCGGGGCCCAGCCGCATCGCGGACTACCTGCTACTGCCCCTAGCCGAGCGCGAGCATGTGTCCCGGGCGCTGTGCATCCACACCGGCCGCGAGCTGCGCTGCAAGGTAGGCGCCCCGGGGAGCACCCGGCGGGGGGATCGGGGGCGCGGGACGCGGTGCCCGACGTCCCTCCGACGCGGGGGGCTTGGGGGCAGGGCGGGTTGGTGCGGGGAGCCCGACCAGGCGGCCATTGACCGAGTTCACCCTTTTGGAGAGAGGTGTAAAGGGGGGATTCGCAGGCAAGCGGAAGTGCAGGGTTCAATTGCTTTATAGTCCTTGCTTGGCGCTGAGTTTAGCGCGTGGCGTTCCCATATAAGTTGTGGAATTGCAATGGATTCCAGGGCCATGCCATTCCCCTTCTCTCATTCTCCtcgccgccccgcccgcccgcccttgCCCTGGAAGGACGCCCCGCAGTGGGTGCCTGCTCGGAGCCGGGAGCAGCCGGCCGCCCCCTCGCCGGGGCTCCGCTGCGGCTGGGAAGACCTGGGCCGGCCCGTGCCCTGGGGATTCCGACGGGAGCCCGCGCTGGCACGCGAACACCGCCCTGCCCAGGGCCGGTCCGGGGCGGGGGGTCTTCCAGCCGCGGCGGGGGGAATTTGCCCGGAGTCGGAAAGtggggaaccccccccccccgcccgctaGGCGTCCTCGCTTCCATTCACTTTATTTTCCGGTCAGCGGTTTGCATTTGCAccgcagggaggaggaggtggcactGGGACAGGCAGAACCCGCCGGGTCCGCGGCCGTCCCCGcccctggaggctggcactgcggtcgCAGGCTCCCCTTGAGGAGCCGCCTTCCGCCCACCCGGGCTGGGCGCCCCCAAGTTAAACTTGCTCTTGGATTTTCTGTAACTCACCTGACgcccctctgcccccgccccccaaccTTCCTCCAGGGCTTGCTGCTGCCACCTACCGTCCTACCCTTATGAAATTGCAAATGTACAACCAAGCCCAGGTTTTTAAGCGGGGAGAAACCTTTTTCGGTGACTGGGGCTGAGAGCTGTTCTGGGGAaagcgggtgtgtgtgtgtgtgctgtggggtgGGATAGGAGGcggagaggcagcagcaggaggcagccaggcCTCAGAGGTGGGGTGGGTCTGGTCGTTGTGCAACCCCTTCCAGTTCCTCCAAGCAGATAATAGCTGAATCCAGATGGTGACAGCCCGTGTGTCACCGTTTCCAGTTGAGTCTAGGATATGAGTAACCGGACTAAACAGAGGGCCCTTAAAGAGACCTGCCAGCTTCTTAGGGGAGATGCTGCCGGTTCCTGgagcggggtgggtgggagggggcctAAACAAACAATGGAACAAAGAAAAACCATTGGGACGGTCCAGTACCCCACCTGTGGGAACTGGCTGCACCTGAGTCACACGGCAGGCGGGTCGCTTAGTGCTGCCCGGTCACAGGCTGTCCAGCCAAGTCATTTGTTCCTTCTGACAGCTCTGTGGCCCCCGCTTCCCCTGGGAGGCTGCGGAGTCACGGGCCGGTGCCTTCTCTGGGCTGAACCCTTTGCCTTTGCAGGAGACACATGCACTTCCTGCAGGCCCTTGCCCGCGTGCTCTGCAAACCGGGAAGGgccccagtgggtgggagctctgggGGCTTAGCTCTCAGGGTCCCTGGAGAAGACTGACAGGCGGGCACAGAAGACTGTTCTTTGAAACCgctcatgggggggggggtagctcTCTGGATGCTTGCTAGCCTTAGATGTCACTGGCTGTGAGGGTACTAGGGGTCCCTGGGGCAGCATCAGAGATAAGGAAGCCACATGCATAGAGCTTCCCCAAAGCCCAGAGATGGAGCACTTCAGTCCGGCTCCCTGGGGGATCTGGGAGCTAGCCTCCGCCTTTCTCAGCCCCCTAAGCACCCCGCCCCATTCTCTCCGCAGGTGTTTCCCATTAAACACTACCAGGACAAAATCAGGCCTTACATCCAGCTGCCGTCACACAGGAACATCACCGGCATCGTGGAAGTGATCCTTGGGGAGACCAAGGCCTACGTCTTCTTTGAGAAGGACTTCGGGGACATGCACTCCTACGTGCGAAGCCGGAAGAGGCTGCGGGAAGAGGAGGCCGCCAGGCTCTTCAAGCAGATCGTCTCTGCTGTCGCCCACTGCCACCAGTCGGCCATCGTGCTAGGGGACCTGAAGCTTAGGAAGTTCGTCTTCTCCACGGAGGAGAGGTGAGCAGCCGCCACAGCGCCTCCTCCTGTGGCCTATTGGAACCCAAGTAAAGGCACGGGTCGTGCAATTGGGTGCAGTGTGTTGGTGCACAGCAAAACCAAGGGCTCAGTTGTCCCAGAGGTAGTTGTAGAAGTCCTGAGGAGTCACGGCCAAGGTTGGTTTATTCTGCATTCTCGGGGGTGGGGTCTGGAGACACCTTGGTGCCTCTGCGGATGTCACTTAGCGGCAGGGTGCTCTACCCCCAGGACCAGGCCTAGTCCCCATCGCTGTCCACCAGCTCAGTCTTCTGGGGTAGGAGCATCAACTTTGCCCTTCACGATGACCGAGTTCTACAGGAAGTTTGCAAGTCTTGTTTTTGTACCTTGAAGGTGTGACGGAGCTAGGCTGTCCTGTTTGCAgaatctcactctgccttttttttttttcccatcttgGGCTGGGCTCCCCATACTTTCTTCACATTTCCCTGTGACTTTTTAAGATAATCCGGTTTGGATTCACCTTCAGAAAATAGCCGCATTGAATAATAAATGGAAGTTGGCTAGAATTGATTGCTAAATATAGCTCCTGGCTTACCTCACAAAGGACGAGATGAGGCTGATAAGAGCATAATGAGGCATTTAGATTCAGAGTGGAGGTTCCAGAACCAGAGTGCAGGAAGATGCATGGTGGGGGGGCACCTGATTTTAAGAGGTGGCTCGCATCCCTTGTGGGAAGACTAGGAGGAGTAAGAGACTTGTAGATGTGGGAGTGAGTTATTTTGTTGTCTGTGTTCACACAGTGCTTCCCCCACGTGGAATCTCTCACTGCATGTGTTATCAGTCACTCCAGTGCGCGCTAAAAAGTACGGGGGTGAGTTGCCAGGCAGCCCGACTTTTTATCTGCCCTTGCAATAATTATTGGTACATACTGATTAGCAAAGAAAGGCGTAATGTTGGCAATGGAGAGGTTTCCAATTCCTGGAATATGCTCCTTTGATACGGAGAGGCATTTTTCTGAAACATGCCTTACACACCTCCTTACTAGCTTTTGAAATCTGCATTGCACAGGCAGATGTCATGGGCACGGGGTTTGGCAACCCGAGGGTTAAGCAATGGCAGGCTGACGCTAGTCGTGTAACCAGCACAGGTGCAGGGTTTTAGTGCTACAGCGGCCAATCAGGAGCAGACAGTGTGCGTTGAGTCATATTTTCCGTTTACAGAACCAATGGGTATTTTACATAACGACTAGGAGGTCATGCTGAGGACATACCGAAGTTAGCACATGCATACTACACTCCAGGgaacaggaaggcaggaaggaaaaaaaaaaaaaaaaaaaaaaaaaagaaacaacagaaccaaACCAGCAGACCTTTAAGAGGAAAAGGAATTGACCCATCAGCCAGGACTACATGTTTGCATCAGGGAAATTTGTAACAAGGGACTTAGTGAAGTTGGAAGTGTTTCAGAAAACGCAGGAAAAGCAGGCTGCCAGCGATGGCGGCAGTCCCCACCTGGCTGTGGGGGATCTTGGGTACTTGGGTGGCCAGTGCTGAATGAGACACCTGAGACAGCCTTGCGGCTCAAAGGTTGTCAAAGTTTGGCTGTTACCTGAACAGAGACCCCCGTATACTGTAAATATGCCTGCGTGTTGGCGTGCCATTCTAGGaaggacgtgtgtgtgtgtgtgtacgtatgaAGAGTTTTAGGGGCCCTACACCCCACCAAGTCCACCagccatttctgtttctttctcccgTCCAGGCCAAGCATTCTTTGCAATTAAACACCCCCAATAAATGTAATTAACATTCCTCGCAACTTTCCCATCATGGCCAtcccaggcagggcccaggtgGACAGAGTTCCTCCTGTGGGTCTGTATCGGTGTGGGCAGCTGGGCCGTGCGTGAGGACGATGACGGTGGGCTGTGGGTTCTGTAAGGCAGAGCGTGTGTCCTGGTGGCCCCGGCAGTCAGTGGAGTGGTAAAA
Above is a genomic segment from Oryctolagus cuniculus chromosome 6, mOryCun1.1, whole genome shotgun sequence containing:
- the TRIB1 gene encoding tribbles homolog 1 translates to MRAGPVRSSMSGASQPRGPALLLPAARGTPTKRLLDADDAAAAVAAAAKCPRLSECPSPPDYLSPPGSPCSPQPLPAAPGAGGSSGSAPGPSRIADYLLLPLAEREHVSRALCIHTGRELRCKVFPIKHYQDKIRPYIQLPSHRNITGIVEVILGETKAYVFFEKDFGDMHSYVRSRKRLREEEAARLFKQIVSAVAHCHQSAIVLGDLKLRKFVFSTEERTQLRLESLEDTHIIKGEDDALSDKHGCPAYVSPEILNTTGTYSGKAADVWGLGVMLYTLLVGRYPFHDSDPSALFSKIRRGQFCIPEHISPKARCLIRSLLRREPSERLTAPEILLHPWFESALEPGYVDAEMGAADQTVPEFQEDSDMSSFFC